From Paenibacillus sp. PvR098:
ATTTGCTTCAGTTCGCTCAAGCTTTTGCCGGATTGTACTATCGTGTCCATCAGCTGAAGCGCGGTCAGGATGCCGTCGCCCGTCGTATTATAATCGAGGAAAATAACATGTCCGGACTGTTCTCCACCGAGATTATAGCCGCCTTTGCGCATTTCCTCCATCACGTAACGATCTCCTACTGCCGTCTTGGCCGCCTTCATACCCGCCGCCTCGATGCCTTTGAAGAATCCGATGTTGCTCATCACCGTCGTCACAATCGTTTGCTGACGCAGCTTGCCCGCTTGGTTCATCGCTTGCCCGCAGATGCTCAGGATAAAGTCGCCGTCCACTTCTTCGCCGTTCTCATCGATCGCAATCAAACGGTCCGCATCTCCGTCGAAAGCAAGACCGATATGCGCTCCCCGCTCCACGACGAGCTTCTGCAGCGTTTCCGGGTGCGTTGAACCGCAGCCATCGTTAATGTTGCGTCCGTTCGGCTCCGCGCCGATTGAAATCACTTCGGCCCCCAACTCCTCGAACACCTTCGGCGCAAGCTCATAGGCTGAACCGTGCGCGCAGTCTAGCACAATGCGGTAGTCCTTAAAGGAAGACTTGACCGTCGATTTCACGTAATCCAAATACATGAATTTGGCCTGATCGTTGTCCATAACCGTGCCGATCTCGCCGCCTACCGGCCGCGGAAGCTCGTCACTCTCCGCGTCCATCAGGCGCTCAATCTCAAGCTCTGTCTCATCGGACAGCTTGAAGCCGTCCGCGCCGAAAAACTTGATTCCATTATCTTCAACCGGATTGTGGCTAGCTGAGATCATTACCCCAGCGTCCGCCTTCAGCTTCCGGGTCAAATAAGCAACTGCCGGCGTCGAAACGACACCAAGACGAATCACGTTCGCACCGATGGACAGCAAGCCGGCCACAAGCGCAGCCTCCAGCATCGGACCGGAAATCCTCGTATCACGGCCGATCACAACATTCGGTTTTTCTACTTGACCTGCAAGAACAAAGCCGCCGCAGCGGCCAATTTTATATGCAAGCTCCGGTGTAAGCCCTTGATTGGCTACTCCACGGACGCCATCTGTACCAAAATATTTCCCCATTGTATTATCTCTCCCCAAGTTCAATACCTTTTCTAAATAATCTATTCTTATTATTAACCAACCACCACAGGCGGGTCAAATCCATGCGTACCGCTACTGCGTAAGAAAGGATTAGCGGCAGCGGAAGGAGCAGCAGGCTCACCCTCCTTCGCGCTAATCTCCACCGTCGCTCTGAAATTCTGCTGCGGTCCTTTCTTCACAAAGGTCGGCAAATTCCACGTTACCGGCACCTCATGGCGGCCTGGAGGCAAATTGCTCACATCCAAAATGGCCTGAACATCCTGAGGCATCAGCTTCTCTATCAAATCCGGGGCTCCTTCGACCGTGAGGTTCAATTTCCCTGACTCTGGCAGCAGCACTTTCGTTTGAAAGCCGTCATTTTGCCCAATAAGAGACAACGGAATATTATCCAATGCCTTAGTTTGCGACCGCACAATGCTGACGCTGACCGTCACCTCGCTCGGGTCAAGCTGCTTCACATCGCCCTGAGGAGGAATGGGCAGCGTGAATTCTTTATCCTCTCTCAGATCGGAGAGATCCACCTGCGGCCCTTCGTAGAACTCCAGTCCGTCGAGCATTTCCTGTGTACCGAACACCGTTACCTTGTCGACGCTTTGATGGATACCAGAAACAGCATAGCCCTGAGGCGGTTCCCCAACCAGCTTCACCTGTAGCGGCACTAGTTTGAAGGGACTCGTGATCGGCACTTCCACCTCCACGACCGCCGGATTGATGATAGCCTCCTCAATCGCCTTCCCGGCCTTGTCATACGCGACAAGCTTTGCTTGACTCGTTACCGGAGAAGCCGCCTTATCGACATCCACATCGGCACGAACCGTCTCCACCGCCTCATAAATACCGCTTGGCACGGATACAGTTACCTGCTTAGGCTTGACTACCGGCTGGCCCGCTTTCAACCCGACTCCAGGCGTACCTGTAACGTTGACCGTGACCGGCATTGATTTGTTCTTCTTCTCATCGACAACCACGTTGACATAAGCCGGAGTAATCTTGACCGATACACTGGAAGGAAAACCGACCGGCGTCAGCGGAACCATGTGCTCCCCTCTGCCTCTATTCGTCAGATCCAGCTCCACAGAATAATTAGCCGAATTTAACACACGTTTCAGTGTGGAGCTTCTACCCGATATCGTAACCGTAACTTGCGCCGGTGAAATGTTCTCAATAAATAGTTGATCCTCGTTGTATTTAGGCGTGACTGCGACATTGCCGATCGTCTCTTCCGCTATTCCCGTCCCCGTAGATCCGGGGATCGAGCCGCCGTCCATCCTCACGACTGCCCACAGCAAAATACCAATGACGAGCGCAACCACCTTAACGACGTTTGTGTTACGTAACCACTGATCCATCCTACCGTCGCCTCCATTTCCAAATGGAGCTTTTCTCTTTGGTCTTCGTCTTAGGTTTCAATTCCTCGAACAGCTTGGCAAGCAGCGCGTCCTCTTTAATATCTCTCAGGACGTGCCCGTTCATGGCGAGCGATACTTGCCCCGTTTCTTCGGATACGATCACGCACATCGCGTCAGATACTTCGCTCATGCCGATCGCAGCCCGGTGACGGGTACCGAGCTCCTTGCTGATAAAAGGATTCTCAGACAACGGCAAGTAACAGCCGGCTGCCATTAGTTTTGACTTGCGAATAATGACAGCCCCGTCATGCAGCGGCGTGTTAGGCACGAAAATATTAATGAGCAGCTCCGAGCTGATCTGCGAATCGATCTGAATGCCCGACTCCACATAATCGTTCAGTCCTGTCTCCCGTTCAAATACGATCAGCGCTCCAATCTTTCGCCGCGCCATATATTGAACCGCCCTAAGCACCTCGTTGATCCGCCGGTTCATATCCTGCTCATCCTCAACGTTGGTACGGCTGAAGAGCTTGCCGCGGCCAAGCTGCTCAAGCGCCCGACGCAGCTCCGGCTGGAAAATAATGATGACGCCGACAAGCCCGAACGTGAACATCTGATTCATCATCCACTGCAGCGTGTTCAGCTTGAACCAAGAGCTGAGCGCCCAGGTAACCACGACGACGAGAATCCCTTTAAGCAGTTGAATCGCCCGTGTTCCTCTAACGAGCAGAATCAACTTATAAATGACATAACTGACAATCAAAATATCTATAATATCTGTGATTCCAATCTCTGTAATCCACTCCATCGCGTGTGCCCCCAACTATACCGCGGTGATATCTTTCTAGTCTTATCCCCTTCCTTGAATCATAACATATTCACAGCAAAAAACCCTCCCTTTCGACCATCGATAAGGAAGGATTTATAAAAATTAGGTCTGTTGAACTATTTTGTTCCTGATACGAGAGTAAACCATTGATTCATTTTGTACAGCACCCAGCTGAAGGCTTCGTCAATCTCTTTAATCTGTCCGGAAATATGCGCTGTCGAGGCCAGGTTAACCGAACCGTCGATCACCACGATATTGCCTTCAATATCACCGTCGACCTTGAGTTCTCCGTTCTCGACCGTGATATCCCCTGCCACTTTCTTACCAACAGGTACATAGACCGTACTCCCTTGAATCACGACAGATTGCAGGTCGGTTCCTTTGACAAGCAGCTCTCGATCATCATTCCATGTCGAGACAAAGACCGACATCATCACAAGAAAAAAAACAGCCGCTACCGATACCGCCGGATGCCTACGAATCCATCGATACCAAAGGCGATGCTCCCTAACCGGAGGCAGCACTTGCATCACCCGTTCGGTGAGGCCTGCCGGTACCGGCTCAGAGGTCCAGGCATGGACAAGCGCTTCTACCTTCTCGTACTGTTGAAGCTGTCGCCGACATGCTTCGCAAGCCAGCAAATGCTCTTTCAGCGCAGCCGACTCCCTGCGGTCTAATCCCCCGTCCAAATACTCGTGCAGCAAAGGGAGGGCTTCCTTGCAGTCCATAATAAGCCACTCCTTTCTTCTTTCCTACGCAGCTTGTGCAATACATTACGCAGGAGCTTCGCATATGTTTCAAAAAAATTATAAAACGTGCTCTAATTTTTTTCGCAAAAATTCCCTGCCCCGATGCAATCGGGTTTTGATGGTCGTTACCGGCATTGAAAGAACTTCGCTGATCTCTTGCAGCGACAAATCCTGCAAATACCTTAAAATGACGACAGCCTTATACTTCTCCGGCAGCGTCTCAATACTTTCACGAATCTGCGATTGAGTCTCCGACAGCAGAACCTGCTGATCCGGTGTCTCTTCACGGCTCGGCAGCGTGGAATACCAATCGTTACCTTCCCCTTCGCCCATCTCCGCATCCAGAGAATAGTTGATCTTCCGTTTGCGAAGTCGGTCAATGCACAGATTCGTACCGATCCGATAAATCCATGTTGAAAATTTTTGCTGCTCGTCATATCGATCCAGGTTTGTGTATACCCGCAAGAACGTCTCCTGCACAATCTCCTCCGCCTCATGCCGATTATGCAGCATTCGGTAAGCGAGATGATAAATCTTCTCTTTATAAAGCTCCACCAATTCAGCAAAAGCCGCTCGGTCCCCTCCACGGGCCAACTTGGCGAGCCGGGTGTCCAATTGATTCACCAACCTACCTCCAACTCCGAATCGGACCCTGTTTCCACCTGCGTCATAATTCGGATTCTTCAGGACGATGCCATTCTCTCGGCGATCACGATCCTTGCTATTATAAAAAGCATACCAAATCATTCCCCCCGCTGTACAGTCTAATGTAAAAGAAAGTAACCCGGGGGGCTAAGCCCCTGGATCTCAAACGAAATGAACGGAAGAGGGTCCTGATCAACTCGCTCTTGATACTAGCCCGATTAAACCTCATTGAAAAAATCCGGGACGCTTGGCCTCGCCAAACTCCCGGATTAATGAATATTTTTCTATATCAGCCTGTATTGCGTAGACCGGCGGCAATCCCGTTGATGGTCAGCAGCACCTCACGCAGCAGCGAATCGTCGTCATCCCCTTGCTCGCTCAGCGTGCGCAGCTCCGACAGGAGACCCACCTGCATATAGCTGAGAGGATCGACGTAAGGGTTGCGTAGGCGGATCGATTCCTGAATCACAGGCACGTTATCGAGAATTTCCTGCTGGCCGGTAATTTGCAGAATGAGCTCCGACGCTTGACGGTACTCCTCTTGAATCAGATTGAAAATGCGTTCAGCAATGCTCTGATCGTGAATCATGCTGCTGTACTCTTTGGCAATGAGCAGATCTGCCTTGGCCAGCGCCATCTGAAGATTATCGATCAGGGAGCGGAAGAACGACCACTTCTGATACATCTCCTGCATCACTTTCAGATTGTCCGGGTTTTCTTGATAAAAGCTGTTCAAGCCGGAACCCGAAGCGTACCAAGCCGGAAGCAAATACCGGCTCTGTGTCCACGCGAACACCCACGGGATAGCCCTAAGATCCTCGAAACGATCGCTATTCTTGCGTTTGGAAGGACGGGAGCCGATGTTCAGCTCGCCGATCTCCGGCAGCGGCGTCGACTCCTTGAAGAACGTCAAGAAATCCGGATCGCGGAAGATAAGGTCCTGATACTTCTGCTGCGCCTTCTCGGAAATACCGAGCATGATCTTTTCCCAAGCCTGCTCCGCATCGTTCGTTTGCGGGTTCTTCGCCCACAAAGCGCTTGTGATGAGCGCCGATGTCGCTTGCTCCAAACTGCGGTATGCGATGCCTTTCATCGAATAGCGCGAGGAAAGCACCTCACCCTGCTCCGTGATCTTGATGCCTCCGCCAACCGTATCCGCCGGCTGCGCCAGGATACTGCGGTTAAGCGGCATCCCCCCGCGGCCGAGCGCACCGCCGCGGCCATGGAAAAACTTCAGCTTCACCCCGAACGGCTTCGCTGCGGCCGTAATGCTGCGCAGCGCCACACGTAGCTCCCAGTTCGCGGTAATCACGCCGCCGTCCTTATTGCTGTCGGAGTAACCCAGCATGATCTCCTGCAGATGGTTCGTGCTGTTCAAGCTGTTCCGGTAAGCTGGAATCTGGAACAACATCGTCATGATCTCCGGCGCCGCATGCAGGTCATCGATCGTTTCGAACAACGGAACGGACTGCAGCGTGCAGGTGATCGAGCCGTCCGCCTCATGCAGATACAGTCCCGCTTCTTTACCGAAAACAAGCACCTCCAGAAGATCGCTTGCTCCCTGCGTCATACTGATCAAGTAGCTGGATATGCAGTTCCGGCCGAATTCCTGCTGGGCTTTGCCGATAACGCGAAAAACATCCATGCACTCTTGGGTCGATTCGGTATAATGCAAGTACGGAGAAGTAATCGGTCTGGGATCATTCAGAATGCCCGTCAGCAGCTCAATTTTTTGCGTTTCCGTCAATGCGCTGTAATCCGGACAAATGCTCATCTTGGCCAAAATCTCCGTCATGGCCGCTTCGTGCTCCTTGCTGTGCTGCCTTACATCCAGAGCAACAAGGTGAAAGCCGAACAGTTCCACTTGGCGAATGATTTTCTGTACATAAGAATCGGCGATAAAATCGGCATAGTGATTGCGCAAACTGCGTTCCATCACAAGCAGATCTTCCATCAACTCGGATGGATTGTTATATTTTTGCCCTTCCCCGACATTCGGATTGGCGGTATTGCGAATTTTCTGAATCATATACTTCACTTTAATGCGATATGGCTCATTTTCGTTGCGCCACACGACACCTGGAGGAAGGGTAATGCTGTCCCGGTCTTTCTGAATGGAATCCAGCAGCTCGGCCGTCACATCGACGATATTCTTGCTGAAGCTCATACGCCGCATGAGTCCGGTCAGCTGCTCTTCATATTTTTTCAGCACCAGATTCCGGTGCATCGTGAGTGTTTGCCACGTAATCGTGGAAGTTACGGACGGATTGCCGTCACGGTCTCCGCCGATCCAAGAGCCGAACTTCAAGTACGTCGGTACGTGCCAAGACTGGTCCGGATAATATTTATGCAAGCAGCGCTCAAGCTCCTGATACACTTGCGGAAGCACGTCGAACAGCGTTTCGTCAAAATAGTAAAGGCCATTCTTGACTTCGTCGATGACCGTAGGCTTACGGTCACGCAGCTCATCGGTCTGCCAGAGGGTGATGACTTCGCCGAGAAGATTCTCTCGCAGCTGCTCGCGCTCACGGAACGTTAGATTAGGGTTGTCCAGCTCCATGACGTCTTTTGCGATGCGCTGATGAATGTCCAGCACCGCGCGGCGGGTTGCTTCCGTCGGATGCGCGGTCATGACGAGCTCAAGTGAGATGCCTTGGATTATCTCCTGCACTTCGGCGAAGCCGATGCCGAGATTCTTCAGCTCGCGAACCGAATCCTCGATCGATCCGGGCTGAACGCTCTCGCCTGCCGTACGCTCATAATCGCGCTTACGGCGAATCCGGTGGTTCTGCTCCGCAATATTAATTAGTTGGAAGTAAATGGCGAATGCTCGAATCACCTGATAGCGAATCTCCGGCTCCAAGCCATTCATCGTATCCTTTAATTCGGCATACATTTCCGGTGAATATTGAGCACGCAGCGATTTACTCATTTCTCTAATTTTCTCTACAATGGTAAACAGCTCATTTCCGCCTTGATGCACAAGCACCTCACCCAGGATATGCCCTAGAAACCGTACGTCTCTGCGCAGCAAATTGTTGGACGTGTTTTTGTTAATCAAACTGATTGAATCCGACATGAGTATCCTCCATCCTACCAATGCAAGGTAATAGCCACTATTTTAACACATCCTACTGAAACCATGTAGTCCATTTATGCGGTGAAGTGAAAAAATCCCCAGAACCACTCTTATCATTGCCGCATTTGATATGAAGGGTTACAATGAATGGAAGGGAAGGAAACTTATTCTTCCCTAGAAGGGACATGGATATGTTCAAATTAAAAAGAACGAGCATCCGTACAAAAATTGCCCTGGGCTATCTGGCCATTCTTCTTTGTCTCGGATTCTCTACCTTCGTCCTCATGGACCAAATGTACACCCGGCAGACAGAGATTCAACATATGATCAGTCATGATCTGGAAACCAATCATTTATCGAACAGGATTGAAAAGCATGTGCTAGACATGGAGACCGGGTATAGAGGCTATGTCCTGACAGGCAACTCGACTTATCTGGAGCCTTATTACAAAGGAAAGCAGCAATGGCTTCAAGACTACAATAGGCTGCTTCTTTTGATTTCAGATGATACGCCGAGCCAGCAGCAAAATCTCGAAGCGATCAAATCTACAATTGAGGAGTGGATACTGACCTCCGAAGATCCCTCAATCGCGTTAACGGAACAAAGCAGAATCGAGCTCTTGAACCAAATGTATAAAGATGATCCCGGCAAAAAGCATATGGACCTGCTGAGGCAGCAGTTCGAAAGCCTCCGAAGCATAGAACAAGAGCGGACCGCCGCTCGCATATCGGAGCTCGAAAGTAAAATCACCCTGCTGAAAACCGAGCTCTATCTGCTAGTATTGGCGGCTATTCCCATTTCCATTATAATTACCTTCCTCATTTCAAACTCCATCGTGGAGCCGATCCGGCAGGTAGTCGGTACGATCCGAAGCATCGCATCGTCCGAAAACAATTTGACGACCCGCATCAAAGTCCATACCAAGGATGAGATCCGCGATCTGGCCGAGGTGACCAACCTGCTTCTGGACAGTTTTGAGCATCAGAACTGGCTGAAGTCGACCATTGCAGAAACGGCGACGATATACCAAGGCAAAGTTAACGTAACCGAGCTGGCGCAATCTTTCCTTAATAAGCTGGCCGTTCTGCTCAATGCTACACACGGCGTGTTCTATATAAAGTCCGGCTTCGGAGAGCCGAACAAGCTGATAAAAGCGGCCACCTATGCGGAATCGGGGGATTTACCGGCGAAGAATACGATATGGATCGGTGAAGGATTGGTCGGTCAAGCAGCGCAGGAACAGAAAGTGATTTCCGTCCCTGACATTCCTCCCGATTATGTTCAGATTAGCTCGAGTTTCGGGAACGCCCCGCCGCGCAGCTTGCTGATCTTTCCGGTGACCTTCGAAGGTGAGGTAGAGGCCGTCATTGAGCTCGCTTCACTGAAGTCGTTTACCCCGCTTCAGCTAGAGCTGCTGGAACAAATCCGCGATTCCTTCGGTATCGCCGTTCACAGCGTCGCCGGCCGCATGGAGCTGGAACGGCTGTACTGCGAGTCTCAAGCTTTGACCGAGGAGCTGCAGTCGTATTCCACGAAGCTGCGAATCCAGCAGGAAGCCTTAATCGCAACCAACGAGTCGCTGCGACAGTCGGAAGAAAGGCTTCAATGGCAAAAGCACGCTTTAGAGCAGCAGGCTGAGGACCTTTCAGCCATGTCCAAGTATAAATCCGAGTTTCTCGCCAACATGTCTCATGAATTGAGAACCCCGCTGAATAGCATGCTGATTTTGTCTCAATTGCTTGCCGACAATAAAGAGGGGAACCTGACCGACAAACAAAAAGAATTCGCCCAGACGATCTACTCCTCTGGCTGCGACCTCCTCCGCCTGATCGACGAGATTCTTGATTTATCGAAGGTGGAAGCAGGGAAAATGGAGTTGAACCTAGAGCTGTGCAGCCTCGAAAGCCTGACAGACAATTTGGCCCGAAGCTTCGACCCTGTGGCGGATAAGAAAGGCATTCGATTTCATATTCAGTACGGTCAGAACGTGCCGAGTGAGATCTACACCGACGAATACCGACTTCAGCAAATTTTGCGCAACTTTTTGTCTAATGCGTTCAAATTCACCTCGAAAGGCAGTGTATCGCTGCGCATCGAGCGCATGACCCATATATTCCGGAATGACGACGAAGACGTTATTCCTGCTATCGCCTTCTCCGTTATGGATACAGGCATCGGAATTCCCTCAGATAAGCTGGACTTGATTTTTGAAGCTTTCCGACAGGTGGACGGATCCACGGTACGCAAATACGGCGGCACAGGGCTTGGACTGACCATCAGCCGGGAGCTGTCTCGCCTGCTCGGCGGAAGCATTCGCGTCGAAAGCTCAAGTGGTGCAGGCAGCCGCTTCACCCTTTATTTGCCCGAAAACCTTAAATCTCCAATCATTTCACCGAATACAAGTGAGTCGGATTTAGAAGTTGCCGCTTCCTCCGCCGACAACGTGCAAAGCAGCTATCTCGCCGAGGTCTATCATACTCTCGAGGAGACCGAGACCACGGCTGACGGACGGGAAAATGCAGAGCACATGTTCGCAGATAAAAACGTATTATTGGTGGAAGACGACATCCGTAATGTTTTCGCCCTGTCCAGTGTTTTGGAGAAGCTGCGGATGAACGTGATCTATGCCGATAACGGCCGGGATGCGCTGACACAGTTGGAAAGCCTGCCTGAAATCGATCTCATCTTAATGGACATCATGATGCCGGAGATGGGCGGCTTGGAGACCATAAGGCAAATCCGC
This genomic window contains:
- the glmM gene encoding phosphoglucosamine mutase; its protein translation is MGKYFGTDGVRGVANQGLTPELAYKIGRCGGFVLAGQVEKPNVVIGRDTRISGPMLEAALVAGLLSIGANVIRLGVVSTPAVAYLTRKLKADAGVMISASHNPVEDNGIKFFGADGFKLSDETELEIERLMDAESDELPRPVGGEIGTVMDNDQAKFMYLDYVKSTVKSSFKDYRIVLDCAHGSAYELAPKVFEELGAEVISIGAEPNGRNINDGCGSTHPETLQKLVVERGAHIGLAFDGDADRLIAIDENGEEVDGDFILSICGQAMNQAGKLRQQTIVTTVMSNIGFFKGIEAAGMKAAKTAVGDRYVMEEMRKGGYNLGGEQSGHVIFLDYNTTGDGILTALQLMDTIVQSGKSLSELKQIMRKYPQTLVNIRVADKNKLKDNAAVETAIRQVEDELGDNGRVLVRPSGTESLIRVMAEGPDKEQVEAYVQRIAEVIQRELT
- a CDS encoding CdaR family protein, giving the protein MDQWLRNTNVVKVVALVIGILLWAVVRMDGGSIPGSTGTGIAEETIGNVAVTPKYNEDQLFIENISPAQVTVTISGRSSTLKRVLNSANYSVELDLTNRGRGEHMVPLTPVGFPSSVSVKITPAYVNVVVDEKKNKSMPVTVNVTGTPGVGLKAGQPVVKPKQVTVSVPSGIYEAVETVRADVDVDKAASPVTSQAKLVAYDKAGKAIEEAIINPAVVEVEVPITSPFKLVPLQVKLVGEPPQGYAVSGIHQSVDKVTVFGTQEMLDGLEFYEGPQVDLSDLREDKEFTLPIPPQGDVKQLDPSEVTVSVSIVRSQTKALDNIPLSLIGQNDGFQTKVLLPESGKLNLTVEGAPDLIEKLMPQDVQAILDVSNLPPGRHEVPVTWNLPTFVKKGPQQNFRATVEISAKEGEPAAPSAAANPFLRSSGTHGFDPPVVVG
- the cdaA gene encoding diadenylate cyclase CdaA, coding for MEWITEIGITDIIDILIVSYVIYKLILLVRGTRAIQLLKGILVVVVTWALSSWFKLNTLQWMMNQMFTFGLVGVIIIFQPELRRALEQLGRGKLFSRTNVEDEQDMNRRINEVLRAVQYMARRKIGALIVFERETGLNDYVESGIQIDSQISSELLINIFVPNTPLHDGAVIIRKSKLMAAGCYLPLSENPFISKELGTRHRAAIGMSEVSDAMCVIVSEETGQVSLAMNGHVLRDIKEDALLAKLFEELKPKTKTKEKSSIWKWRRR
- a CDS encoding zf-HC2 domain-containing protein, which gives rise to MDCKEALPLLHEYLDGGLDRRESAALKEHLLACEACRRQLQQYEKVEALVHAWTSEPVPAGLTERVMQVLPPVREHRLWYRWIRRHPAVSVAAVFFLVMMSVFVSTWNDDRELLVKGTDLQSVVIQGSTVYVPVGKKVAGDITVENGELKVDGDIEGNIVVIDGSVNLASTAHISGQIKEIDEAFSWVLYKMNQWFTLVSGTK
- the sigW gene encoding RNA polymerase sigma factor SigW, which gives rise to MNQLDTRLAKLARGGDRAAFAELVELYKEKIYHLAYRMLHNRHEAEEIVQETFLRVYTNLDRYDEQQKFSTWIYRIGTNLCIDRLRKRKINYSLDAEMGEGEGNDWYSTLPSREETPDQQVLLSETQSQIRESIETLPEKYKAVVILRYLQDLSLQEISEVLSMPVTTIKTRLHRGREFLRKKLEHVL
- the ppc gene encoding phosphoenolpyruvate carboxylase, with the translated sequence MSDSISLINKNTSNNLLRRDVRFLGHILGEVLVHQGGNELFTIVEKIREMSKSLRAQYSPEMYAELKDTMNGLEPEIRYQVIRAFAIYFQLINIAEQNHRIRRKRDYERTAGESVQPGSIEDSVRELKNLGIGFAEVQEIIQGISLELVMTAHPTEATRRAVLDIHQRIAKDVMELDNPNLTFREREQLRENLLGEVITLWQTDELRDRKPTVIDEVKNGLYYFDETLFDVLPQVYQELERCLHKYYPDQSWHVPTYLKFGSWIGGDRDGNPSVTSTITWQTLTMHRNLVLKKYEEQLTGLMRRMSFSKNIVDVTAELLDSIQKDRDSITLPPGVVWRNENEPYRIKVKYMIQKIRNTANPNVGEGQKYNNPSELMEDLLVMERSLRNHYADFIADSYVQKIIRQVELFGFHLVALDVRQHSKEHEAAMTEILAKMSICPDYSALTETQKIELLTGILNDPRPITSPYLHYTESTQECMDVFRVIGKAQQEFGRNCISSYLISMTQGASDLLEVLVFGKEAGLYLHEADGSITCTLQSVPLFETIDDLHAAPEIMTMLFQIPAYRNSLNSTNHLQEIMLGYSDSNKDGGVITANWELRVALRSITAAAKPFGVKLKFFHGRGGALGRGGMPLNRSILAQPADTVGGGIKITEQGEVLSSRYSMKGIAYRSLEQATSALITSALWAKNPQTNDAEQAWEKIMLGISEKAQQKYQDLIFRDPDFLTFFKESTPLPEIGELNIGSRPSKRKNSDRFEDLRAIPWVFAWTQSRYLLPAWYASGSGLNSFYQENPDNLKVMQEMYQKWSFFRSLIDNLQMALAKADLLIAKEYSSMIHDQSIAERIFNLIQEEYRQASELILQITGQQEILDNVPVIQESIRLRNPYVDPLSYMQVGLLSELRTLSEQGDDDDSLLREVLLTINGIAAGLRNTG
- a CDS encoding CHASE3 domain-containing protein, whose translation is MFKLKRTSIRTKIALGYLAILLCLGFSTFVLMDQMYTRQTEIQHMISHDLETNHLSNRIEKHVLDMETGYRGYVLTGNSTYLEPYYKGKQQWLQDYNRLLLLISDDTPSQQQNLEAIKSTIEEWILTSEDPSIALTEQSRIELLNQMYKDDPGKKHMDLLRQQFESLRSIEQERTAARISELESKITLLKTELYLLVLAAIPISIIITFLISNSIVEPIRQVVGTIRSIASSENNLTTRIKVHTKDEIRDLAEVTNLLLDSFEHQNWLKSTIAETATIYQGKVNVTELAQSFLNKLAVLLNATHGVFYIKSGFGEPNKLIKAATYAESGDLPAKNTIWIGEGLVGQAAQEQKVISVPDIPPDYVQISSSFGNAPPRSLLIFPVTFEGEVEAVIELASLKSFTPLQLELLEQIRDSFGIAVHSVAGRMELERLYCESQALTEELQSYSTKLRIQQEALIATNESLRQSEERLQWQKHALEQQAEDLSAMSKYKSEFLANMSHELRTPLNSMLILSQLLADNKEGNLTDKQKEFAQTIYSSGCDLLRLIDEILDLSKVEAGKMELNLELCSLESLTDNLARSFDPVADKKGIRFHIQYGQNVPSEIYTDEYRLQQILRNFLSNAFKFTSKGSVSLRIERMTHIFRNDDEDVIPAIAFSVMDTGIGIPSDKLDLIFEAFRQVDGSTVRKYGGTGLGLTISRELSRLLGGSIRVESSSGAGSRFTLYLPENLKSPIISPNTSESDLEVAASSADNVQSSYLAEVYHTLEETETTADGRENAEHMFADKNVLLVEDDIRNVFALSSVLEKLRMNVIYADNGRDALTQLESLPEIDLILMDIMMPEMGGLETIRQIRSIPEYEQVPIIALSAKVMAEDRQQSLEAGASDYIRKPVDLSKLLSMLARVMN